One stretch of Muribaculum intestinale DNA includes these proteins:
- a CDS encoding DUF3873 domain-containing protein, with translation MATRMTINGVSTCTEAGTEKYEKFQMGVGRRKRTLVQYDYRHPADGELFSCVKPTLDECRTARDKWLTTKKGKEGNL, from the coding sequence ATGGCAACACGAATGACTATCAACGGAGTAAGCACCTGCACGGAAGCAGGTACGGAGAAATACGAAAAATTCCAAATGGGTGTCGGCAGACGCAAGCGGACACTTGTGCAGTACGACTACCGCCACCCCGCAGACGGAGAATTGTTCTCTTGTGTCAAACCTACGTTGGACGAGTGCCGAACCGCACGTGACAAGTGGCTGACCACGAAAAAGGGAAAGGAGGGAAACTTATGA
- the istB gene encoding IS21-like element helper ATPase IstB, with product MTDIHETDRDGLRELIRSCAFDLKLPLVRRDIDLLIQQSADEQWNLWRFTAELLRREKENRSENQRRHRIKNAGFPQLRYLNEIDTDALPADARKALPTLETLDFIKNGRNLILYGNPGTGKTHLATALGIAACNAGHSVLFTSVPRLLTQIRECRNALTLRSLENKFERYDMVICDEFGYVSCDKAGAEMLFNHLSLRTDKKTTVVTTNLAFNRWNEIIDDKVLVTAMVDRLTHKAILLNMTGKSYRMKETQEMMTQQI from the coding sequence ATGACAGACATACATGAAACAGACCGTGACGGACTTCGGGAGCTCATTCGCTCATGCGCTTTCGACCTTAAACTCCCGCTTGTGCGGCGCGACATCGACCTGCTTATACAGCAGAGCGCCGACGAACAATGGAACCTATGGCGGTTTACAGCCGAACTGCTCCGGCGCGAAAAAGAGAACCGCTCTGAAAACCAGCGCCGTCACCGCATCAAAAACGCAGGGTTCCCGCAACTTCGCTATCTTAACGAAATCGACACCGACGCTCTGCCCGCCGATGCCCGGAAAGCGCTCCCGACACTCGAGACACTCGACTTCATCAAAAACGGACGCAACCTCATTCTATACGGCAATCCCGGAACAGGCAAGACTCATCTGGCGACAGCTCTCGGTATCGCCGCATGTAATGCCGGACACTCGGTGCTGTTCACATCCGTGCCAAGACTGCTCACGCAGATACGCGAGTGCCGCAACGCTTTGACACTCCGGTCGCTGGAAAACAAGTTCGAGAGATACGACATGGTCATCTGTGATGAGTTCGGATACGTCTCCTGCGACAAGGCCGGCGCAGAGATGCTCTTTAACCATCTCTCCCTCCGCACCGACAAGAAGACGACCGTCGTCACAACCAATCTCGCCTTCAACCGCTGGAACGAGATTATTGACGACAAAGTACTGGTCACCGCAATGGTAGACCGCCTGACCCACAAGGCTATACTGCTTAACATGACAGGCAAATCATACCGCATGAAAGAAACTCAGGAAATGATGACTCAACAAATATAA
- a CDS encoding PcfK-like family protein — translation MKTTDHFKRTIQMYLEQRAAEDALFAKNYRNPAKNIDDCVTYILNYVQKSGCNGFTDGEIYGQAVHYYDENEIEVGEPIQCKVAVNHVVELTAEEKAEARQNAIRQYQDEELRKLQNRNKPTAKKETKVEPSLFDF, via the coding sequence ATGAAAACGACAGACCATTTCAAGAGAACGATACAGATGTATTTGGAACAGCGGGCAGCGGAAGATGCGCTCTTTGCCAAGAACTACCGCAACCCAGCCAAGAACATAGACGATTGCGTGACCTACATTCTGAACTATGTGCAGAAAAGTGGTTGCAACGGCTTCACGGACGGAGAGATATACGGACAAGCCGTCCACTACTATGACGAGAACGAGATAGAGGTGGGCGAACCTATCCAATGCAAGGTAGCCGTGAACCATGTGGTGGAACTCACAGCGGAGGAAAAGGCGGAAGCACGGCAGAACGCTATCCGACAATACCAAGACGAGGAACTCCGCAAGTTGCAGAACCGCAACAAGCCGACAGCGAAGAAAGAAACCAAAGTTGAACCATCACTATTTGACTTCTGA
- a CDS encoding site-specific integrase: MKHPLRERVMSFLQSRGYKQGSFKMYNRTYNELAHFMEQKKIAEYDNSVGYQFLQYRFLNRDYQTLTVREKLRYRHIDALNQLLESNEVRARTLKKPYEFGGEKGYPFRLFLKDLQSTGRQSASIRRSEIRLYDLYKYWVSADLDAATFGLQEGILYIQKLDKELTTGGREEAITKVRAFLFYMCERGLLPDNNPERWKELFKHRFLKSPKIPSVYTPQEVEAIINAIDRTTSRGKRDYAIILLGARYGLRNSDIRGLRFCNLDWENNRLCFAQQKTGKRVTLPLSEEVGMAIIDYIQHSRPKVDLPYVFLSFKTPYNPLAKNAVANTITEWMHNAGVDFATRRHGSHILRHSLATSLLSNEVTLPVISETLGHSNSQVTTAYLRVSVDLLRQCALDVPFIPTTIYDNLYGESK; encoded by the coding sequence ATGAAACACCCTCTAAGAGAGCGTGTTATGTCTTTCTTGCAATCAAGAGGTTACAAACAAGGAAGTTTCAAAATGTACAATCGTACTTATAATGAATTGGCGCACTTCATGGAACAGAAGAAAATAGCGGAATATGATAATTCCGTAGGGTATCAGTTTCTTCAATATAGGTTCTTGAATAGGGATTACCAGACCCTAACAGTACGGGAAAAACTGCGTTACCGGCATATTGACGCTTTAAACCAGTTGTTGGAATCGAATGAGGTAAGAGCACGGACACTCAAAAAGCCGTATGAGTTCGGTGGGGAAAAAGGTTATCCCTTTCGTCTTTTCCTGAAAGATTTACAATCTACCGGAAGGCAGTCCGCTTCTATCCGTAGAAGTGAAATCAGATTATATGATTTGTATAAGTATTGGGTATCTGCCGATTTGGATGCCGCAACATTCGGGTTGCAAGAAGGAATCTTATATATACAAAAACTTGATAAGGAACTGACTACAGGTGGACGGGAAGAAGCTATTACGAAAGTACGTGCATTTTTGTTTTATATGTGCGAGCGTGGGTTATTACCGGACAACAATCCGGAACGTTGGAAGGAACTTTTTAAACACAGATTTCTCAAAAGCCCCAAAATACCGTCCGTTTATACGCCCCAAGAAGTAGAGGCGATTATCAATGCCATTGACCGTACGACATCAAGAGGGAAAAGGGATTATGCCATTATATTATTGGGAGCCCGATACGGTTTGCGCAATTCTGACATTAGAGGGCTGCGTTTCTGCAATTTGGATTGGGAGAATAACAGGTTATGTTTTGCACAGCAAAAAACGGGCAAGAGGGTTACATTGCCACTTTCGGAAGAAGTTGGCATGGCAATAATAGATTACATACAACATAGCCGTCCTAAGGTGGATTTACCTTATGTGTTCTTGTCATTTAAGACTCCCTATAACCCACTGGCTAAAAATGCTGTAGCAAATACCATAACAGAATGGATGCACAATGCCGGAGTTGATTTTGCAACAAGACGACATGGGAGCCATATCCTGCGCCATAGCCTTGCCACAAGCTTATTGAGTAACGAAGTGACATTACCTGTCATATCTGAAACATTGGGACACAGCAATTCCCAAGTTACAACGGCATATCTTCGTGTATCTGTTGACCTTTTGCGACAATGCGCATTGGATGTACCTTTTATTCCGACAACAATTTATGATAATCTATATGGAGAAAGCAAATAA
- a CDS encoding tyrosine-type recombinase/integrase — protein sequence MKPTDFSKYLTDFFGTYLPIECGVSQNTILTYSYTFSLLIEFLKEQEFINPQRVTLADITKERIINFLQWLEEDRHCSVSTRNARLAAIRSFYSYLQYRDVKGMFRYHEIMSIRKKKTAAPEMAYLTIDGIKLILSQPDLKTRYGRRDFVLLSLLYDSGARVQELIDLTPPNIEFNDTATVKLCGKGNKARIVPLSKQQASNLKKYMYDEGLMKEDRHCVPIFCNFHGEKLSRVAVLNIVKKYAEIARKKSPDLIPENLGCHSFRHSKAMHLLEADINLVYIRDFLGHVSTTTTEIYARASEKKKLEALSRVNPGIIKEGKTTWQKDKSLLGYLKDLRTKY from the coding sequence ATGAAACCTACTGATTTTTCTAAATATCTGACCGATTTTTTTGGCACATATCTGCCAATAGAATGTGGCGTTTCCCAAAATACGATATTGACTTACAGTTACACATTCTCCCTGTTGATTGAGTTCCTGAAAGAGCAAGAATTTATAAATCCACAGCGTGTTACCCTTGCGGATATAACCAAAGAACGGATTATAAATTTCTTGCAATGGCTTGAAGAAGACAGGCATTGCTCTGTTTCCACGCGAAATGCACGTCTTGCAGCCATTCGGTCTTTTTATAGTTACCTGCAATATCGAGATGTAAAAGGAATGTTCCGTTATCATGAAATAATGTCAATAAGGAAAAAGAAAACTGCTGCTCCTGAAATGGCTTATCTTACGATAGATGGTATAAAGTTGATTTTAAGTCAACCTGATTTGAAAACACGATATGGTCGTCGGGATTTCGTTCTTCTTTCACTACTCTATGACAGTGGGGCAAGAGTTCAGGAACTAATTGACCTTACGCCACCTAATATAGAATTTAATGATACGGCGACTGTCAAATTATGCGGAAAGGGTAATAAGGCACGGATTGTACCTTTATCAAAACAACAAGCATCCAATCTCAAAAAATATATGTATGATGAGGGATTGATGAAAGAGGACAGGCATTGTGTTCCTATTTTTTGTAATTTCCACGGAGAGAAACTTTCCCGTGTTGCCGTCCTGAATATTGTAAAGAAATATGCAGAGATAGCTCGAAAAAAGTCCCCTGATTTAATCCCTGAAAATTTGGGATGCCATTCTTTCCGGCATTCCAAAGCCATGCACTTATTGGAGGCGGATATAAATTTGGTTTATATAAGGGATTTTTTAGGGCATGTTTCAACAACTACAACAGAAATATATGCTCGTGCAAGTGAAAAGAAGAAGCTGGAGGCATTGTCACGTGTAAATCCGGGAATAATAAAAGAGGGTAAAACGACATGGCAAAAAGACAAATCCTTGTTGGGTTATCTAAAGGATTTACGGACTAAGTATTAA
- a CDS encoding tyrosine-type recombinase/integrase — MEKANNYGIYSELIQQYADYKRSKGYKMVDIERRLHRFDMLTIERNETEIGISRDLFNAWKNLNPLESERNRETRMLYLRGFSSYLRLLGYDSYVPKLRKTKRSFIPHIYTKREMAAIFKECDKMGSTQCVYNSIRGVIPLIIRMLYGTGIRIGEALKLCHKDVNLALGTLTLHECKNGQDRIVPMSLSLTAICKDYVVYKEHCNMSVEPDAPFFSSADGKRCRGTSINRLFKAVLQRAGIFAGAKGKTPRLHDLRHTFCVESLVKMSESGKDLYNSLPLLMTYVGHKSLYSTNQYVRMTQQMYPQLIAKVDDTYRCVFPDINIETEE, encoded by the coding sequence ATGGAGAAAGCAAATAACTATGGCATATATTCCGAATTAATCCAGCAATATGCTGATTATAAGCGTTCAAAAGGATATAAGATGGTTGATATTGAAAGGAGACTACACCGTTTTGACATGCTCACTATTGAACGCAACGAAACAGAAATAGGCATTTCAAGAGATTTATTCAACGCTTGGAAAAACCTGAATCCGTTGGAATCAGAAAGAAATCGTGAAACACGCATGTTATACCTTCGTGGTTTTTCAAGTTATCTTAGACTTTTGGGATATGATTCCTATGTCCCGAAATTGCGTAAAACCAAGCGTTCGTTCATCCCTCATATATACACCAAAAGAGAGATGGCTGCAATTTTTAAGGAGTGTGACAAAATGGGAAGCACACAATGCGTTTACAATTCGATAAGAGGTGTAATTCCTTTAATTATCAGGATGCTATACGGAACGGGAATACGTATCGGAGAAGCGTTAAAACTTTGCCATAAGGACGTTAATCTCGCTTTGGGTACACTAACCCTGCATGAGTGTAAGAACGGACAAGACCGAATCGTGCCAATGTCTTTGTCTTTGACTGCAATTTGTAAGGACTATGTTGTTTATAAAGAACACTGTAATATGTCTGTTGAACCGGATGCGCCCTTCTTTTCTTCTGCTGACGGAAAGCGATGCAGAGGAACATCTATAAACAGATTGTTCAAGGCGGTGTTGCAACGGGCAGGAATATTTGCAGGGGCAAAGGGCAAAACGCCCAGACTTCATGACTTGCGCCATACTTTTTGCGTGGAATCTCTTGTTAAAATGTCAGAATCAGGAAAAGACCTATACAACTCATTGCCACTCCTTATGACTTATGTCGGACATAAATCTTTATACTCAACAAACCAGTATGTACGGATGACGCAGCAAATGTATCCTCAATTAATTGCAAAAGTTGATGATACCTATCGTTGTGTATTCCCTGATATTAATATTGAAACAGAAGAATAA
- a CDS encoding PcfJ domain-containing protein, which produces MKPKTRIQQEVARLSKRLPRLTEEQRAYAFRHCFKHYAVKRADGTNICTECGHSWKSDHDLADTVCGCTCSHCGMELEALRTRKSVFSDMEYFSIVTTCKRYQVIRFFSVKSRYKAGQPAEYSIFEVVQRWIAPDGKTTTVARLRGMSLFYYDLWNEYSDMEVRKNGEFRAYDINPVCTYPRQRFIPEVKRNGFKGDYHNILPYDLFKAILSDCRAETLLKAGQYPMLRYYIYHSFNIVEYWASVKICIRNGYTIANGSMWRDTIDLLRHFGKDTNSPKYVCPADLKAEHDKLVAKRNRQRERERTEQQRQKAIEDEKNYLKAKGIFFGLVFSDNLIRIKVIESVEEMIEEGRMMHHCVGGYHNRENSLILSATIDGRRIETIEVSLKTLEVVQCRGLCNENTEYHDRIVNLVNSNVNLIRQRMEAA; this is translated from the coding sequence ATGAAACCGAAAACACGCATACAGCAGGAAGTCGCACGTTTGAGCAAGCGACTACCGAGATTGACCGAAGAACAAAGGGCATACGCTTTCCGCCACTGCTTCAAGCATTACGCAGTCAAAAGGGCAGACGGCACGAACATCTGCACCGAATGCGGACATTCGTGGAAAAGCGACCACGACCTTGCGGATACCGTTTGCGGATGCACCTGCTCCCATTGCGGTATGGAGTTGGAAGCATTGCGCACCCGAAAGAGTGTTTTCAGCGATATGGAGTATTTCTCCATCGTCACCACCTGCAAGCGATACCAAGTGATACGCTTCTTTTCCGTCAAGTCACGATACAAGGCAGGGCAGCCAGCCGAGTATTCCATCTTTGAAGTGGTGCAGAGGTGGATTGCCCCCGACGGCAAGACAACGACCGTTGCCCGATTGCGTGGCATGTCCTTGTTCTACTACGACCTATGGAATGAATACAGCGACATGGAAGTACGCAAGAACGGAGAATTTCGGGCATACGACATAAATCCGGTATGCACCTACCCCCGACAGCGTTTCATACCCGAAGTGAAACGCAACGGCTTCAAGGGTGATTATCACAACATCCTGCCTTACGACCTTTTCAAAGCCATACTTTCCGACTGCCGAGCCGAAACGCTGTTGAAGGCAGGGCAATATCCCATGTTGCGTTACTATATATACCACTCTTTCAATATCGTAGAGTATTGGGCATCCGTGAAGATATGTATCCGAAATGGCTACACCATTGCTAACGGCTCTATGTGGCGTGACACCATAGACCTCCTGCGTCATTTCGGCAAGGACACGAACAGCCCGAAGTACGTTTGCCCTGCCGACCTCAAAGCCGAACACGACAAGTTGGTGGCGAAGCGTAACCGACAAAGGGAACGTGAGCGGACGGAACAGCAACGGCAAAAGGCGATTGAGGACGAGAAGAACTATCTAAAAGCCAAAGGTATCTTCTTCGGACTTGTGTTCTCCGACAACCTTATCCGTATCAAGGTCATAGAGAGCGTGGAGGAAATGATAGAGGAAGGACGTATGATGCACCATTGCGTGGGTGGCTACCACAATCGGGAAAATTCTCTTATCCTTTCAGCGACCATTGACGGCAGACGCATAGAAACGATAGAGGTATCACTGAAAACTTTGGAGGTGGTGCAGTGTCGTGGCTTATGCAACGAGAACACCGAATACCACGACCGCATTGTAAACCTTGTGAACAGCAACGTGAACCTTATCCGCCAACGGATGGAAGCGGCATAG
- a CDS encoding IS5 family transposase, protein MYTSDLTEAQKAFIKETIPMDNWTSKYDFFLVFDAILYVDKTGCQWRNLPHDFPAWQTVYYYFRAWSAIGEFKNLLDSLVAEVRFQEGQTPEPSVAVVDAQSVRAASYPSPKGFDGNKKVKGIKRQIAVDENGHLLDVKTTTANIHDSKGGLMLLALLAASHPVIKKILADRGYRGDLIELVRNTFGMNVEITLSGSSDGKFIPAKGRWVAERSISWLDNFRRLCRNYEDTLEVARQMVIIAGVAMLLNRLTAN, encoded by the coding sequence ATGTACACCTCTGATTTAACAGAAGCACAGAAAGCTTTCATAAAAGAAACAATTCCAATGGATAATTGGACGAGCAAATATGATTTTTTCCTTGTCTTTGATGCCATTCTATATGTGGACAAGACCGGCTGTCAATGGCGTAATCTACCTCATGACTTTCCGGCATGGCAGACCGTATATTACTATTTCCGTGCATGGAGTGCTATCGGCGAGTTCAAGAATCTGCTTGACAGCCTTGTCGCAGAAGTGCGATTTCAGGAAGGTCAGACACCGGAACCAAGTGTTGCGGTTGTAGACGCTCAAAGTGTGCGGGCTGCCTCATATCCCTCACCGAAAGGTTTTGACGGCAACAAGAAAGTCAAGGGAATAAAACGGCAGATTGCAGTTGACGAGAATGGGCATCTGCTTGATGTAAAGACAACTACCGCTAACATACATGACTCCAAAGGCGGTTTGATGCTTCTGGCTTTACTTGCCGCCTCGCACCCGGTCATCAAGAAGATTCTTGCAGACAGAGGCTATCGCGGAGATTTGATTGAACTTGTGAGAAATACCTTTGGCATGAACGTGGAAATCACTTTGTCTGGTTCTTCTGACGGGAAGTTTATCCCGGCAAAGGGCAGATGGGTTGCGGAGCGCTCTATCTCATGGCTTGACAACTTCCGACGTTTATGCAGAAATTATGAGGATACATTGGAGGTCGCACGACAGATGGTCATCATAGCAGGTGTGGCAATGCTCTTGAACAGGCTTACAGCAAATTAA
- a CDS encoding helix-turn-helix domain-containing protein encodes MEIVSIEKKTFEMMVASFNALSEKVAALRRRSDGGRLERWLTGEEVCGQLRISPRTLQTLRDRRLIGYSQINRRFYYKPEEVKRLIPLIGTLYPGAR; translated from the coding sequence ATGGAAATAGTATCTATCGAGAAAAAGACCTTCGAGATGATGGTGGCGTCCTTCAACGCCCTCTCGGAGAAGGTTGCCGCCTTGAGACGCAGGAGCGACGGAGGGCGGCTGGAAAGGTGGCTCACGGGCGAGGAGGTCTGCGGGCAGTTGAGGATCAGCCCGCGCACGTTGCAGACGTTGCGCGACAGGCGGCTTATCGGCTACTCGCAGATTAACCGCAGGTTCTATTACAAGCCGGAGGAGGTTAAAAGGCTCATTCCGCTTATCGGCACGCTCTATCCCGGCGCAAGATGA
- a CDS encoding RhuM protein — protein sequence MKRDIIIIEDKAVCVTGNEVWMTAGEIAGLFHTGVPAVNAAIRAVLKTDVLNDYEVCRYIQLENGLYADVYSLEIIIPVAFRLNTYCTHVFRTWLVGKALSKEKRQAYVMFIQNGKAGYC from the coding sequence ATGAAACGTGACATAATCATCATAGAGGACAAGGCGGTCTGCGTAACCGGTAACGAGGTATGGATGACCGCCGGAGAAATCGCCGGGCTGTTCCACACGGGCGTCCCGGCAGTGAACGCCGCCATCAGGGCCGTTCTAAAGACGGACGTGCTGAACGACTACGAGGTGTGCCGCTACATACAACTTGAAAACGGGCTGTACGCGGATGTTTACTCGCTTGAAATCATCATTCCCGTCGCCTTCCGGCTGAACACTTACTGCACACACGTGTTCCGCACGTGGCTGGTGGGCAAGGCACTCTCGAAGGAGAAGCGGCAGGCATACGTGATGTTCATACAGAACGGAAAAGCCGGATACTGCTGA
- a CDS encoding nuclease-related domain-containing protein — protein sequence MTVMFGFISVLALIIAIFFAIYKWRKSMALLRTVTETHRGTWSERKLVLKLLKHDIPAITVYHDLYVERHRGQYSQIDAVVVTKVGIIVFEVKDYSGWIFGKGYQNYWTQVLAYGKEKHRFYNPILQNKGHIEALKKKLEGIAEVPFYSVVIFYGRCTLRNISDIPYGTYVGYAGSVTSIIDEIMENNPPANYKDKWGVINTLREAASNGENWEIVNRHIQNVRNYFR from the coding sequence ATGACTGTAATGTTCGGTTTCATATCGGTATTAGCACTAATAATTGCCATATTCTTTGCCATCTATAAATGGCGTAAGAGTATGGCTTTATTGCGTACCGTGACTGAAACACATCGGGGTACATGGTCAGAGCGCAAATTAGTTCTCAAACTGCTTAAACACGATATCCCCGCGATAACAGTATATCACGATTTGTATGTGGAACGACATCGTGGACAATATTCGCAAATTGATGCGGTTGTAGTGACAAAGGTCGGAATAATTGTGTTCGAGGTTAAAGATTATAGCGGTTGGATTTTTGGCAAAGGGTATCAGAATTATTGGACACAAGTATTGGCGTATGGAAAAGAGAAACATAGATTTTACAATCCGATTCTTCAAAACAAAGGGCATATTGAGGCTCTTAAAAAGAAATTGGAAGGTATTGCTGAGGTGCCGTTTTATTCAGTAGTCATATTTTATGGGAGATGTACTTTGAGAAATATCAGCGATATCCCTTATGGAACTTATGTAGGGTATGCAGGAAGTGTCACATCAATCATAGATGAAATTATGGAAAATAATCCGCCAGCCAATTACAAAGACAAATGGGGTGTCATTAATACGTTAAGAGAGGCCGCCTCCAATGGAGAAAATTGGGAGATAGTGAATCGGCACATTCAAAATGTGCGTAATTATTTTAGATAG
- the istA gene encoding IS21 family transposase, which produces MLHMEEKTSIILSHRREGMSIREIARRNGMSRKTVRKYLREFEREAGPSPTEREVDDYLLTRPKYDSSGRVRRVVTDDVRRRIDGFIARNRENVAAGLHKQQMRKLDMWRRLQDDGVRIAYSTVCQYVRALEAAPKSQEKPAKAYIRQDYEPGFRCEFDWGVLTLWIGGVRTRLHMAVFTLDHSNMRKAYLFSREDTLALMEAHRNCFRELGGTPRVMAYDNMRTAVKKFLGRDREHTDALLRMEVHYCFTPHFCNPRSGWEKGKVERSVEYIRRRAFSFEVRFDSLDAAQTHLAAVCDRLNTEASNMSAEEKRLRIQADLAALRPLDHGDIGCFEQRLYRVGKYSTITVDGVHYSVPDRLVGSQVAVKLYSERIVVLYGRDKVANHARSRRSGDWVIDLMHYLGTFLRKPAALGRSVALQQVHPSVAALYREHFRESPRSFIELLVFTRDNNLAYTDIVRAATSLSSRGLQRLSSEQIQAQMISAEGHMQSTADIAATNVPDPQQAEIESSASHTLDMLSSFMEYTRASQAD; this is translated from the coding sequence ATGCTACACATGGAGGAAAAAACATCCATTATTCTGTCTCATCGCCGCGAGGGGATGAGCATCCGCGAGATAGCGCGCCGCAACGGCATGAGCCGCAAGACCGTGCGCAAGTATCTGCGCGAGTTCGAGAGAGAGGCCGGCCCGTCACCGACAGAGCGGGAGGTTGACGATTATCTGCTGACCAGGCCGAAGTATGACAGCAGCGGACGCGTCAGGCGTGTTGTGACCGATGATGTCCGCCGTCGCATCGATGGTTTTATCGCCCGCAACCGGGAGAACGTCGCTGCCGGATTGCACAAGCAGCAGATGCGCAAGCTCGATATGTGGCGACGTCTTCAGGACGATGGCGTGCGTATCGCCTATTCCACAGTATGTCAGTATGTCCGTGCGCTGGAGGCAGCGCCGAAGTCGCAAGAAAAGCCTGCAAAGGCATATATCCGTCAGGACTATGAGCCTGGATTCCGTTGCGAGTTCGACTGGGGCGTGCTTACCCTGTGGATCGGTGGAGTCAGGACTCGCCTTCACATGGCGGTATTCACCCTCGACCACAGCAATATGCGCAAGGCATATCTGTTTTCGCGCGAAGATACCCTGGCTCTTATGGAAGCCCACCGCAACTGCTTCCGGGAGTTGGGGGGCACCCCGCGCGTGATGGCCTATGACAACATGCGTACCGCCGTAAAGAAGTTCCTCGGGCGCGACCGCGAGCACACGGATGCGCTGCTGCGCATGGAGGTACACTACTGTTTCACACCCCATTTCTGCAACCCTCGCTCGGGATGGGAAAAAGGCAAGGTGGAACGTTCGGTGGAATATATCCGGCGTCGTGCATTCTCGTTCGAGGTCCGGTTTGACTCCCTGGATGCCGCGCAGACGCATCTGGCGGCAGTCTGCGACAGGCTCAACACAGAGGCGTCCAACATGTCGGCGGAAGAAAAACGCCTGCGCATACAGGCCGATCTGGCGGCGCTACGTCCGTTGGACCACGGTGACATCGGCTGCTTCGAGCAGCGGCTGTACCGCGTCGGAAAGTATTCAACGATAACCGTTGACGGAGTGCACTACTCTGTGCCCGACCGTCTGGTGGGCTCGCAGGTGGCGGTAAAGCTGTATTCCGAGCGCATCGTGGTGCTTTACGGACGCGACAAGGTGGCCAATCATGCCCGAAGCCGACGCTCCGGCGACTGGGTCATCGACCTGATGCATTATCTGGGTACATTCCTGCGCAAACCGGCCGCTCTGGGGCGGTCTGTGGCTCTGCAACAGGTACATCCGTCGGTGGCGGCGCTTTACCGCGAACACTTCCGCGAGTCTCCGCGAAGCTTCATAGAACTGCTTGTGTTCACCCGCGACAACAATCTGGCATACACTGACATCGTCCGTGCCGCCACAAGTCTTTCGTCCCGCGGGCTCCAGCGCCTCTCATCTGAACAGATACAGGCTCAGATGATCTCGGCGGAAGGACATATGCAGTCAACCGCCGATATCGCGGCAACGAACGTTCCCGACCCGCAACAGGCTGAAATAGAAAGTTCGGCAAGCCATACCCTTGACATGCTTTCATCATTTATGGAATATACCCGCGCATCGCAGGCAGACTGA
- a CDS encoding helix-turn-helix domain-containing protein, which yields MMNENNEVFTMEDEPLATVVQNMRKGSKWLSAFLESYRPPLDGERYLTDREVAELLRVSRRTLQEYRNNRVLPFILLGGKVLYPESGLRELLEANYRKPLE from the coding sequence ATGATGAACGAGAACAATGAAGTGTTTACGATGGAGGACGAGCCGCTTGCCACCGTGGTGCAGAATATGCGCAAAGGCTCCAAATGGCTCTCCGCCTTTCTGGAAAGTTACCGCCCGCCGCTGGACGGGGAGCGTTACCTGACGGACAGGGAGGTGGCGGAACTGCTCCGTGTCAGCCGCCGCACCTTGCAGGAGTACCGAAACAACAGGGTGCTGCCCTTTATCCTTTTAGGCGGGAAGGTGCTTTACCCCGAATCGGGGCTGCGGGAACTGTTGGAAGCGAATTACCGCAAGCCGCTGGAATAA